Proteins encoded together in one Solanum lycopersicum chromosome 7, SLM_r2.1 window:
- the LOC138337287 gene encoding uncharacterized protein gives MELFEALYGRRCRSQVGWFEVGESSILGPEIINEALENVRVIKDSLTTTYSRQKSYADNRKRPLEFDVRGQVYLKISPMKGVMRFGRKEKLSQRYVGPYEILQCVDEVAYKLALLEEIASIHPVFHVSMLKKCLGDSASILHVEGLEVDKDLSYEEIPVAIIDK, from the coding sequence ATGGAACtgtttgaggcactgtatggtaggaggtgtagatctcaagttgggtggttcgaggttggagagtcatccattttgggtccagagatcattaATGAGGCCTTAGAGAACGTCAGAGTGATTAAGGATAGCTTGACTACTACTTACAGTCggcagaagtcatatgcagataacaGAAAACGACCATTAGAGTTTGATGTTCGTGGCCAGGTCTAtctgaagatatcacctatgaagggggtgatgaggtttggcaggaAAGAGAAGTTGAGTCAGAGGTATGTTGGGCCTTACGAGATCCTACAATGTGTTGAtgaggtggcctataagttggcaTTACTTGAGGAGATAGCTTCTAtccatccagtctttcatgtatccatgttaaagaagtgcctaggtgattcAGCATCGATTCTACATGTGGAAGGTTTGGAGGTCGATAAAGACTTATCCTATGAGGAGATACCTGTTGCGATCATTGACAAATAA
- the LOC138337286 gene encoding uncharacterized protein, with the protein MAKRLMDFTRMNLPVYTGSKIAEDLEEDCRETMLHDSMDLSRLMVRVQQLEESGKRKHTRAGNRSRQVEKNFSRKSSIQINDKPRFKKGLSHQGESTSIKSRNDRDSEPRVKRNSEVDTPQKRPPCRKCGKLHRGECMRGSNACYCISKSGHMMKDCPYMRG; encoded by the coding sequence ATGGCTAAAAGGTTAATGgacttcacaaggatgaatcttCCCGTTTACACTGGATCTAAGATTGCCGAGGATCTTGAGGAAGACTGTAGGGAAACTATGTTGCATGATAGCATGGACCTTTCCAGGCTTATGGTCCGTGTCCAACAGCTGGAGGAAAGCGGGAAGAGAAAGCATACTAGGGCAGGGAACAGGTCAAGGCAAGTTGAGAAGAATTTCTCAAGGAAGAGTAGTATTCAAATCAATGATaagcctaggtttaagaagggaCTCTCCCACCAAGGGGAGTCAACTTCAATCAAAAGTCGCAATGATAGGGATTCCGAGCCCAGAGTTAAGAGAAATAgtgaagtagatacacctcaAAAGAGGCCACCTTGTAGGAAGTGTGGCAAACTTCATAGAGGAGAGTGTATGAGGGGCTCTAACGCTTGTTACTGTATTAGCAAATCGggtcacatgatgaaggattgtcCGTATATGAGAggttga